Proteins from one Triticum aestivum cultivar Chinese Spring chromosome 7A, IWGSC CS RefSeq v2.1, whole genome shotgun sequence genomic window:
- the LOC123149615 gene encoding protein PSK SIMULATOR 2 isoform X1, translating into MGCVFSRREKREGSARPQGRSVQPQPYHHQQNQQQQAQALGAVFDARRGRYGPTDFDSGEIAIPPPHKPHKVSEPGTFIGRASIAGLEKAVEVLDTLGSGIASLNHGSGFLYGGTTRGNKVEILAFEVANTIAKASNLWRSCSDDNIKELKEEILHSDGVRILISSDPSELLHIAAIDKREELAILSREVIRFGDLCKDPIWHNLGRYFEKSTKDSMPQDHSKEHIGTTVQHLISLAQNTSELYHELHALDRFEQDFQRKFHEEESVPAARRESVMILHSELKRQRKLVKTLKKKSLWSRPLEDVVEKLVDIVIFLDKQIRDAFGEAVTVGTDFMEQGQNKRLSACGLALHYANIINQIENIVSRPLSLPPSARDNLYHGLPETVKSALRPRLQSVKTEDEERSVSQIKAEMQKTLRWLLPIAENTTRAHQGFGWVGEWANFGSDMDEKSGSRHSVTRVQTLHHADKAKTEEHMLELVVLLHHLVLQVKSRGYGHNKSSRRERSRSRKGGPSLSEPPPHEADATRHNTSPMNNSHGSTCPSPLSDSDRETLDHLSFKWTRSYGRSKSSEPRPGKGNKAHRSWDLCRSHGSSPAREFGRGSTSGREMVRDLDVIDGLGRTTLSFS; encoded by the exons ATGGGGTGCGTGTTCTCGAGGCGGGAAAAGCGGGAGGGGTCGGCGCGGCCGCAGGGGAGGTCCGTCCAGCCGCAGCCGTACCACCACCAGCAGAACCAGCAGCAGCAGGCGCAGGCGCTCGGCGCGGTCTTCGACGCGCGCCGGGGCCGCTACGGCCCCACCGACTTCGACTCCGGGGAGATCGCCATCCCGCCGCCGCACAAGCCCCACAAG GTATCAGAACCAGGCACATTTATAGGAAGAGCCAGCATTGCTGGCCTGGAGAAGGCCGTTGAGGTGTTAGATACCCTTGGCAGCGGCATCGCAAGTTTGAATCACGGCAGTGGGTTTCTCTACGGGGGAACAACCCGAGGAAATAAAGTCGAGATTCTGGCATTCGAAGTCGCAAATACAATAGCTAAAGCTTCCAATTTGTGGAGGTCATGCTCTGACGATAATATAAAAGAACTCAAGGAAGAAATCTTGCATTCAGATGGTGTGCGGATATTAATCTCCTCAGATCCCAGCGAGCTCCTGCATATTGCTGCTATCGACAAAAG GGAAGAACTCGCCATCCTTTCAAGAGAAGTAATTCGATTTGGTGACCTGTGTAAAGACCCCATATGGCATAACTTGGGACGCTATTTTGAGAA GTCAACAAAGGATTCCATGCCCCAGGATCATTCAAAAGAGCATATTGGAACTACCGTCCAGCATTTGATTAGCTTGGCTCAAAACACTTCT GAGCTTTACCATGAATTGCACGCGCTGGATAGATTTGAGCAGGATTTTCAAAGGAAATTTCATGAAGAGGAGTCTGTACCGGCAGCTAGAAGAG AGAGTGTTATGATTTTGCACAGTGAACTAAAGCGCCAAAGGAAGCTtgtgaaaactttgaagaagaaatcCTTGTGGTCCAGACCTTTGGAGGAT GTCGTGGAAAAGCTTGTTGATATCGTCATTTTTCTGGATAAACAAATCCGGGATGCATTCGGTGAAGCTG TTACTGTAGGTACTGACTTCATGGAGCAAGGTCAGAACAAAAGGCTAAGTGCATGTGGTCTGGCACTACATTATGCTAACATCATCAATCAAATTGAAAACATA GTTTCTCGGCCGCTCTCTCTTCCTCCTAGCGCTAGGGACAACTTGTACCATGGACTGCCAGAAACAGTGAAGTCAGCTCTGCGGCCACGGTTGCAATCAGTCAAAACTGAAGATGAGGAG CGTTCTGTATCTCAAATCAAAGCCGAAATGCAGAAAACCCTTCGCTGGCTGCTGCCAATAGCAGAAAATACAACAAG AGCACATCAAGGGTTCGGGTGGGTCGGCGAGTGGGCAAACTTCGG GAGTGACATGGACGAGAAATCGGGTTCCCGGCACAGCGTGACCCGGGTGCAGACGCTGCACCACGCCGACAAGGCCAAGACGGAGGAGCACATGCTGGAGCTGGTGGTGCTGCTCCACCACCTGGTGCTCCAGGTGAAGAGCCGAGGCTACGGGCACAACAAGTCGTCAAGGCGGGAACGGTCTCGGTCCCGCAAGGGAGGACCGTCGTTGTCAGAACCGCCGCCTCATGAAGCAGACGCCACTAGGCACAACACGTCGCCGATGAACAACAGCCATGGCAGCACGTGCCCTAGCCCGCTGTCGGACTCTGACCGCGAGACGCTGGACCACCTGAGCTTCAAGTGGACGAGGAGCTACGGCCGGAGCAAGAGCTCCGAGCCTCGGCCCGGCAAGGGGAACAAGGCGCACCGGAGCTGGGACTTGTGCCGGAGCCATGGCAGCTCGCCGGCGAGGGAGTTCGGGCGGGGCTCGACCTCCGGGCGTGAGATGGTGAGGGACCTGGATGTGATAGATGGGCTGGGTAGAACGACTCTTTCGTttagttag
- the LOC123149615 gene encoding protein PSK SIMULATOR 2 isoform X2 — translation MGCVFSRREKREGSARPQGRSVQPQPYHHQQNQQQQAQALGAVFDARRGRYGPTDFDSGEIAIPPPHKPHKVSEPGTFIGRASIAGLEKAVEVLDTLGSGIASLNHGSGFLYGGTTRGNKVEILAFEVANTIAKASNLWRSCSDDNIKELKEEILHSDGVRILISSDPSELLHIAAIDKREELAILSREVIRFGDLCKDPIWHNLGRYFEKSTKDSMPQDHSKEHIGTTVQHLISLAQNTSELYHELHALDRFEQDFQRKFHEEESVPAARRESVMILHSELKRQRKLVKTLKKKSLWSRPLEDVVEKLVDIVIFLDKQIRDAFGEAGTDFMEQGQNKRLSACGLALHYANIINQIENIVSRPLSLPPSARDNLYHGLPETVKSALRPRLQSVKTEDEERSVSQIKAEMQKTLRWLLPIAENTTRAHQGFGWVGEWANFGSDMDEKSGSRHSVTRVQTLHHADKAKTEEHMLELVVLLHHLVLQVKSRGYGHNKSSRRERSRSRKGGPSLSEPPPHEADATRHNTSPMNNSHGSTCPSPLSDSDRETLDHLSFKWTRSYGRSKSSEPRPGKGNKAHRSWDLCRSHGSSPAREFGRGSTSGREMVRDLDVIDGLGRTTLSFS, via the exons ATGGGGTGCGTGTTCTCGAGGCGGGAAAAGCGGGAGGGGTCGGCGCGGCCGCAGGGGAGGTCCGTCCAGCCGCAGCCGTACCACCACCAGCAGAACCAGCAGCAGCAGGCGCAGGCGCTCGGCGCGGTCTTCGACGCGCGCCGGGGCCGCTACGGCCCCACCGACTTCGACTCCGGGGAGATCGCCATCCCGCCGCCGCACAAGCCCCACAAG GTATCAGAACCAGGCACATTTATAGGAAGAGCCAGCATTGCTGGCCTGGAGAAGGCCGTTGAGGTGTTAGATACCCTTGGCAGCGGCATCGCAAGTTTGAATCACGGCAGTGGGTTTCTCTACGGGGGAACAACCCGAGGAAATAAAGTCGAGATTCTGGCATTCGAAGTCGCAAATACAATAGCTAAAGCTTCCAATTTGTGGAGGTCATGCTCTGACGATAATATAAAAGAACTCAAGGAAGAAATCTTGCATTCAGATGGTGTGCGGATATTAATCTCCTCAGATCCCAGCGAGCTCCTGCATATTGCTGCTATCGACAAAAG GGAAGAACTCGCCATCCTTTCAAGAGAAGTAATTCGATTTGGTGACCTGTGTAAAGACCCCATATGGCATAACTTGGGACGCTATTTTGAGAA GTCAACAAAGGATTCCATGCCCCAGGATCATTCAAAAGAGCATATTGGAACTACCGTCCAGCATTTGATTAGCTTGGCTCAAAACACTTCT GAGCTTTACCATGAATTGCACGCGCTGGATAGATTTGAGCAGGATTTTCAAAGGAAATTTCATGAAGAGGAGTCTGTACCGGCAGCTAGAAGAG AGAGTGTTATGATTTTGCACAGTGAACTAAAGCGCCAAAGGAAGCTtgtgaaaactttgaagaagaaatcCTTGTGGTCCAGACCTTTGGAGGAT GTCGTGGAAAAGCTTGTTGATATCGTCATTTTTCTGGATAAACAAATCCGGGATGCATTCGGTGAAGCTG GTACTGACTTCATGGAGCAAGGTCAGAACAAAAGGCTAAGTGCATGTGGTCTGGCACTACATTATGCTAACATCATCAATCAAATTGAAAACATA GTTTCTCGGCCGCTCTCTCTTCCTCCTAGCGCTAGGGACAACTTGTACCATGGACTGCCAGAAACAGTGAAGTCAGCTCTGCGGCCACGGTTGCAATCAGTCAAAACTGAAGATGAGGAG CGTTCTGTATCTCAAATCAAAGCCGAAATGCAGAAAACCCTTCGCTGGCTGCTGCCAATAGCAGAAAATACAACAAG AGCACATCAAGGGTTCGGGTGGGTCGGCGAGTGGGCAAACTTCGG GAGTGACATGGACGAGAAATCGGGTTCCCGGCACAGCGTGACCCGGGTGCAGACGCTGCACCACGCCGACAAGGCCAAGACGGAGGAGCACATGCTGGAGCTGGTGGTGCTGCTCCACCACCTGGTGCTCCAGGTGAAGAGCCGAGGCTACGGGCACAACAAGTCGTCAAGGCGGGAACGGTCTCGGTCCCGCAAGGGAGGACCGTCGTTGTCAGAACCGCCGCCTCATGAAGCAGACGCCACTAGGCACAACACGTCGCCGATGAACAACAGCCATGGCAGCACGTGCCCTAGCCCGCTGTCGGACTCTGACCGCGAGACGCTGGACCACCTGAGCTTCAAGTGGACGAGGAGCTACGGCCGGAGCAAGAGCTCCGAGCCTCGGCCCGGCAAGGGGAACAAGGCGCACCGGAGCTGGGACTTGTGCCGGAGCCATGGCAGCTCGCCGGCGAGGGAGTTCGGGCGGGGCTCGACCTCCGGGCGTGAGATGGTGAGGGACCTGGATGTGATAGATGGGCTGGGTAGAACGACTCTTTCGTttagttag